In Gossypium arboreum isolate Shixiya-1 chromosome 5, ASM2569848v2, whole genome shotgun sequence, a single genomic region encodes these proteins:
- the LOC108455928 gene encoding derlin-1-like encodes MSSPAEFYKSLPPITKAYGTICLMTTVASHLGLYRLENIALIHELVFSEFQVWRLLTNFFFLGNFSMNFGIRLLMIARYGVQLEQGPFQRRTADFLWMMIFGAISLLALSIVPILRGAFLGISLVFMLLYIWSREFPNAQVNIYGLVALKAFYLPWAMLALDVIFGSPLVPDLMGIIAGHLYYFLTVLHPLAGGMNIISTPRLVHKLVARARFEYPTNARVPQERTTGVAFTGRSYRLNSSTGRGFSLRRFWSS; translated from the exons atgtcGTCTCCTGCAGA ATTCTACAAATCTCTGCCACCGATCACCAAAGCTTATGGGACCATATGTTTAATGACGACTGTAGCTTCGCATCTGGGACTATATCGACTTGAAAATATTGCATTAATCCATGAATTGGTATTTTCAGAGTTTCAG GTGTGGAGGCTTCTTACAAATTTCTTTTTCTTGGGGAACTTCTCCATGAATTTTGGAATCCGTCTCCTTATGAT TGCTAGGTATGGGGTTCAGCTGGAGCAGGGGCCGTTTCAAAGGCGGACAGCAGATTTTCTCTGGATGATGATCTTTGGAGCTATTTCATTGCTG GCATTATCAATTGTTCCAATTTTACGGGGTGCATTTCTTGGCATTTCACTGGTATTCATGCTTCTATACATCTGGAGTAGGGAGTTTCCTAACGCTCAAGTCAATATATATGGACTTGTTGCACTCAAG GCCTTTTATCTACCGTGGGCAATGCTTGCTCTGGATGTTATTTTTGGTTCCCCTCTTGTGCCAGACCTTATGGGGATCATTGCTGGGCACTTATACTACTTTTTAACTGTTCTGCATCCTCTTGCCGGGGGAATGAACATAATATCAACTCCTAGATTGGT GCATAAACTTGTTGCTCGAGCGAGGTTTGAATATCCAACAAATGCTCGTGTTCCACAAGAGAGGACAACTGGTGTGGCGTTCACGGGGAGGAGTTATCGGTTGAATTCATCGACTGGTCGAGGCTTTAGCTTGAGAAGATTCTGGTCGTCTTGA